Proteins co-encoded in one Bradyrhizobium sp. 170 genomic window:
- a CDS encoding MMPL family transporter — protein sequence MLDKNSESRVHVEAIEEPPPGKSIAFGLERMGLIAVKAPILSMIILAALVVAAIFGIYRIKIDDSLSQLFRSDSKDYKQYEAVTKRFPATEFDVLVVVEGKTLLARENLEKIRDMVTDLQLVEGVRGLVSLFSARQAPEPGKLPAALFPPELPQGAAYEKFTETVKSNEIIRGKLLSEDGTLALIVLSLEPSVVSSNDLGKVVGEMRKIMADDLSGSGLNAQLSGVPVMQLEIRNAVKRDGLTYNILGILAGCIIAIIFFRKISFMVVAAFPPIIAILLALGGLGWAGFNLNMFLNVMTPLIMVISFSDSMQLTFAARDRLIAGQDKLTAFTNAVLVVGPACVLTHGTAGISFIALQFSDSELIRKFGEAGLAATIIALIAVLSLVPVFGVLFVRNEKIFAVKFQSADAGVQALRNFCYWIAVRMVGRPGLFSLLALLLVAGLGYIYATLEPRYRLADQVPDKRQAVAASSRLDAKLTGANPIDVLIEFPKGASLYAPDTLKAIADVHSMVEKSAGVGNVWSLETLRRWLAEKAGSSDVATLKEYVSVIPEHLVRRFISADQDAVVVSGRVPDLDSSEILPVIDKLDKSLDKVRAEHPGFEIAVTGLSAIAARNSANMIEKLNHGLTIEFLIVAIFIGLAFRSVVVMFSCILPGIFPVVASGTVLWIMGEGLQFASVVALTVSFGLGLSATIHFLNRLRLESKPGITPELAVERATVLVGPALILTTVVLACGLVVTVFSDLPSLRLFGWLSAFSMVAALAADLFILRPTSMFLINLSEKIRGVSHVKPVK from the coding sequence ATGCTCGACAAGAACTCCGAAAGTCGCGTCCACGTCGAAGCCATCGAGGAGCCGCCGCCGGGCAAGAGTATCGCCTTCGGGCTCGAGCGCATGGGGCTGATCGCGGTCAAGGCCCCGATCTTGTCCATGATCATTCTCGCCGCGCTGGTCGTGGCTGCGATCTTTGGCATCTACCGGATCAAGATCGACGACTCCTTGAGCCAGTTGTTCCGGTCCGATTCGAAGGACTACAAGCAATACGAGGCCGTGACCAAGCGCTTCCCGGCGACCGAATTCGACGTGCTGGTCGTGGTCGAGGGCAAGACGCTGCTGGCGCGCGAGAACCTCGAAAAGATCCGCGACATGGTCACCGACCTGCAATTGGTCGAGGGCGTGCGCGGTCTGGTGTCGCTGTTTTCGGCGCGCCAGGCGCCGGAGCCCGGCAAGCTGCCGGCCGCGCTGTTCCCGCCCGAACTGCCGCAAGGCGCCGCCTACGAGAAGTTCACCGAGACCGTCAAGTCCAACGAGATCATTCGCGGCAAGCTGTTGTCGGAGGACGGCACGCTGGCGCTGATCGTGCTGTCGCTCGAACCGAGCGTCGTTTCCTCAAACGATCTCGGCAAGGTGGTCGGCGAAATGCGGAAGATCATGGCCGACGATTTGTCGGGCAGCGGTCTCAACGCCCAGCTCTCCGGCGTTCCCGTGATGCAGCTCGAGATCCGCAACGCGGTCAAGCGCGACGGGCTGACCTACAACATCCTCGGTATTCTGGCCGGCTGCATCATCGCGATCATCTTCTTCCGCAAGATATCGTTCATGGTGGTTGCGGCGTTTCCGCCGATCATCGCGATCCTGCTCGCACTCGGCGGCCTCGGCTGGGCCGGTTTCAATCTCAACATGTTCCTGAACGTGATGACGCCGCTCATCATGGTGATCAGCTTCTCGGACTCGATGCAGCTCACCTTCGCCGCGCGTGACCGCCTGATCGCGGGCCAGGACAAATTGACCGCGTTCACCAACGCGGTGCTGGTGGTGGGCCCGGCCTGCGTGCTGACCCATGGCACCGCCGGCATCTCGTTTATCGCCCTGCAATTCTCCGATTCCGAATTGATCCGAAAGTTCGGCGAGGCCGGACTTGCCGCCACCATCATCGCGCTGATTGCGGTGCTCTCGCTGGTGCCGGTGTTCGGCGTGCTGTTCGTCCGCAACGAGAAGATCTTCGCCGTCAAGTTCCAGAGCGCGGATGCCGGCGTGCAGGCGCTGCGCAATTTCTGTTACTGGATCGCGGTGCGCATGGTCGGACGCCCCGGGTTGTTCAGCCTGCTCGCGCTGCTGCTCGTTGCCGGCCTCGGCTACATCTACGCCACGCTGGAGCCGCGCTACCGGCTCGCTGACCAGGTGCCGGACAAGCGGCAGGCGGTGGCGGCGTCGAGCCGCCTCGACGCCAAGCTCACCGGCGCCAATCCGATCGACGTGCTGATCGAATTCCCCAAGGGCGCCTCGCTCTATGCGCCGGATACGCTGAAGGCGATCGCCGACGTTCATTCGATGGTCGAGAAATCGGCCGGCGTCGGCAACGTCTGGTCGCTCGAAACCCTGCGCCGCTGGCTCGCCGAAAAAGCCGGCAGCAGCGACGTCGCGACGCTGAAGGAATATGTCAGCGTTATCCCGGAGCATCTGGTCCGCCGCTTCATCTCGGCCGATCAGGACGCGGTGGTGGTGTCGGGCCGCGTTCCCGATCTCGATTCAAGCGAGATACTTCCCGTGATCGACAAGCTCGACAAGTCGCTCGACAAGGTGCGGGCCGAGCATCCCGGCTTCGAAATCGCGGTCACCGGCCTCTCGGCGATCGCGGCGCGCAACAGCGCCAACATGATCGAGAAACTCAACCACGGCCTGACGATTGAATTCCTCATAGTCGCGATCTTCATCGGTCTCGCGTTCCGTTCGGTCGTGGTGATGTTCTCCTGCATCCTGCCCGGCATTTTCCCGGTGGTGGCGTCGGGTACGGTGCTGTGGATAATGGGCGAGGGGCTGCAATTCGCCAGCGTGGTCGCGCTGACGGTGTCGTTTGGCCTCGGTTTGAGCGCCACCATCCACTTCCTCAACCGGCTGCGGCTGGAGAGCAAGCCCGGCATCACGCCGGAGCTGGCGGTCGAGCGCGCCACCGTGCTGGTCGGTCCGGCGCTGATCCTGACCACGGTGGTGCTGGCCTGCGGCCTCGTCGTCACGGTGTTCTCCGACCTGCCGTCGCTGCGGCTGTTCGGCTGGCTCAGTGCGTTCTCGATGGTCGCTGCCCTGGCCGCGGACCTCTTCATCCTGCGTCCGACCTCGATGTTCCTGATCAACCTGTCGGAAAAGATTCGCGGCGTCAGTCACGTCAAGCCTGTGAAATAA
- a CDS encoding cysteine rich repeat-containing protein has product MRKFLLALTLFSLSASSGAFAQQQQRSGTAEEQKACTRDVQKFCRPVIDQGDFTILACLKEHRSKISAACDQVLKSNGQ; this is encoded by the coding sequence ATGCGTAAATTTCTCCTCGCACTCACCCTGTTCTCGCTCTCGGCCTCGTCCGGAGCCTTCGCCCAGCAGCAGCAACGCAGCGGAACGGCGGAGGAACAGAAGGCCTGCACCCGCGACGTGCAGAAGTTCTGCCGTCCGGTGATCGACCAGGGCGATTTCACCATCCTGGCGTGTCTCAAGGAGCATCGTTCCAAGATCAGCGCCGCCTGCGACCAGGTCCTCAAGAGCAACGGCCAATAG
- a CDS encoding ethanolamine ammonia-lyase subunit EutB → MVYRQIIGATSYVFADLRELLAKATPPRSGDRLAGVAAESAEQMIAARMALANVPLKQFLNEAVIPYEDDEVTRLILDSHAAQAFAPISALTVGGFRDWLLSDAATSETLAKVSRGVTPEMAAGVCKLMRNQDLILVAKKCAVMSAFRNTIGLKGRMSVRLQPNHPFDDAKGITASILDGILLGSGDACIGINPASDDPAVIGELLRLLDGIIARLQIPTQGCVLTHVTTTLGLIGQGAPVDLVFQSIAGTEAANRSFGVDLALLREAREAGLSLRRGTVGDNVMYFETGQGSALSANAHHNVDQQTCEARAYAVARAFDPLLVNSVVGFIGPEYLYDGKEIIRAGLEDHFCGKLLGLPLGVDVCYTNHAEADQDDMDNLLTLLAAAGVTFIMGVPGADDVMLNYQSTSFHDALYIRDLFGLKRAPEFDDWLVRSGLADGDFRLAGSPGLLPEFAARLIA, encoded by the coding sequence ATGGTCTATCGCCAGATCATCGGTGCCACCTCCTATGTCTTCGCCGATTTGCGCGAGCTGCTCGCCAAGGCGACGCCGCCGCGGTCCGGCGACCGTCTTGCCGGCGTCGCGGCCGAAAGCGCGGAACAAATGATCGCGGCGCGGATGGCGCTCGCCAACGTGCCGCTCAAGCAATTCCTCAACGAGGCGGTGATCCCCTACGAGGACGACGAGGTCACCCGGCTGATCCTCGATAGCCATGCGGCGCAGGCCTTTGCGCCCATTTCCGCGCTGACCGTCGGCGGCTTCCGCGACTGGCTGTTGTCCGATGCCGCAACCAGCGAAACGCTGGCGAAGGTCTCGCGCGGGGTCACGCCGGAAATGGCCGCCGGCGTCTGCAAGCTGATGCGCAACCAGGATCTGATTTTGGTGGCGAAGAAGTGCGCCGTGATGTCGGCGTTTCGCAACACCATAGGCCTGAAGGGCCGGATGAGCGTGCGGCTGCAGCCCAATCATCCCTTCGACGACGCCAAGGGCATTACCGCCTCGATCCTCGACGGCATCTTGCTTGGATCGGGCGACGCCTGCATCGGCATCAACCCCGCCAGCGACGATCCGGCTGTCATCGGCGAGTTGTTGCGGCTGCTCGACGGCATCATCGCGCGGCTGCAGATACCAACGCAGGGCTGCGTGCTCACCCACGTGACCACGACGCTCGGATTGATCGGGCAGGGCGCCCCGGTCGATCTGGTATTCCAGTCGATCGCGGGAACGGAGGCTGCCAACCGCAGCTTTGGCGTCGATCTCGCGCTGTTGCGCGAGGCGCGTGAGGCCGGGCTGTCGCTCCGCCGCGGCACGGTGGGCGACAATGTGATGTATTTCGAGACCGGGCAGGGCTCGGCGCTGTCGGCCAACGCCCATCACAATGTCGATCAGCAGACCTGCGAGGCGCGGGCCTATGCGGTGGCGCGCGCGTTCGATCCGCTTCTGGTCAACAGCGTGGTCGGTTTTATCGGTCCGGAATATCTCTATGACGGCAAGGAAATCATCCGCGCCGGCCTCGAGGATCACTTTTGCGGCAAGCTGCTCGGCCTGCCGCTCGGGGTCGACGTCTGCTACACCAACCATGCCGAAGCCGACCAGGACGACATGGACAATCTGCTGACGCTATTGGCCGCCGCCGGCGTCACCTTCATCATGGGTGTGCCGGGCGCCGACGACGTCATGCTGAACTACCAGTCGACCTCGTTCCACGACGCGCTGTATATCCGCGACCTCTTCGGATTGAAGCGGGCGCCGGAATTTGACGATTGGCTGGTTCGTTCAGGCCTCGCGGATGGCGATTTCCGGCTTGCGGGCAGCCCGGGGCTGCTGCCCGAATTTGCCGCGCGGCTGATCGCCTGA
- the eutC gene encoding ethanolamine ammonia-lyase subunit EutC — protein MKTPAPPSRPLEALRELTPARVGLGRSGASMPTDALLAFTLDHARARDAVHTAFDAPHLVAGLAGLGLQVGEVSSQAQSRRDYLRRPDLGRMLDADSRRALEKHSGSAREIVIVIGDGLSPAAVNVHAVELVRHLVPRLTEAGISLGHVVVASGARVALGDEIGAVLGARMVVMLIGERPGLSAPDSLGAYLTFAPRIGLTDEKRNCVSNIHGAGLSYDEAVFKIVWLVREGIARGITGVALKDESGTALIAARPVD, from the coding sequence ATGAAAACGCCGGCGCCGCCGTCCCGCCCGCTCGAAGCCTTGCGGGAACTGACGCCGGCGCGCGTCGGGCTCGGCCGCTCCGGCGCGAGCATGCCGACCGATGCGCTGCTTGCCTTCACGCTCGACCACGCGCGTGCGCGCGATGCCGTTCACACAGCTTTCGATGCGCCGCATCTGGTTGCCGGATTGGCCGGCCTCGGCCTGCAGGTCGGCGAGGTTTCCAGCCAGGCGCAGAGCCGGCGCGACTATCTGCGCCGTCCCGATCTCGGACGCATGCTCGATGCGGATTCGCGGCGCGCGCTGGAAAAGCACAGCGGCAGCGCGCGCGAGATTGTGATCGTGATCGGCGACGGGCTGTCGCCGGCGGCCGTCAATGTCCACGCCGTCGAACTGGTTCGCCATCTTGTTCCGCGCCTGACGGAGGCGGGAATCTCGTTGGGCCATGTCGTGGTCGCATCAGGCGCGCGGGTGGCGCTGGGCGACGAGATCGGGGCTGTGCTCGGCGCGCGGATGGTGGTGATGCTGATCGGCGAGCGGCCCGGCCTGTCGGCGCCCGACAGCCTCGGCGCGTATCTCACCTTTGCCCCGCGGATCGGCCTCACCGATGAGAAGCGCAATTGTGTGTCCAACATCCACGGTGCGGGGCTGAGCTACGATGAGGCCGTCTTCAAGATCGTGTGGCTGGTGCGTGAAGGTATCGCGCGCGGGATCACCGGCGTGGCGCTGAAGGACGAAAGCGGAACCGCGCTCATTGCCGCCAGGCCGGTCGATTGA
- the hpnC gene encoding squalene synthase HpnC encodes MTSASDLRSGKTHRDENFPVASWIIHPRHRALILSFYNFVRTADDIADHATLSADEKLRYLDLLEAELLGKGDTQPEAVSLRRAFAERAMAPRHALDVLVAFRMDVTKLRYENWDDVIHYCRYSALPVGRFMLDVHGESTSTWAASDALCAGLQINNHLQDCAKDYKNLNRVYLPRDALAASGATVEMLGEAKSPPALLQCLQALAVRTETLLNESKSLSAEVKDFRLGLEVAVIQAFADKIVGMLKVRDPLSERVHLNKPELLVQSIGGMVNEMIRRAAGRRPQTKPAAGA; translated from the coding sequence ATGACCAGCGCGAGCGACCTGCGATCCGGAAAGACCCACCGCGACGAGAATTTTCCGGTCGCGTCGTGGATCATTCATCCGCGTCACCGGGCGCTGATCCTGAGCTTCTATAATTTCGTCAGGACGGCCGACGACATCGCCGATCACGCGACGCTGAGCGCAGACGAGAAGCTGCGCTATCTCGACCTGCTCGAGGCGGAATTACTGGGCAAGGGCGACACGCAACCGGAGGCGGTCAGCCTGCGCCGCGCTTTTGCCGAGCGCGCGATGGCGCCGCGCCACGCGCTCGACGTGCTGGTCGCGTTCCGGATGGACGTCACCAAGCTGCGCTACGAGAACTGGGACGACGTCATTCATTATTGCCGCTATTCGGCCCTGCCGGTCGGCCGCTTCATGCTCGACGTCCATGGCGAGAGCACCTCGACCTGGGCCGCATCGGACGCGCTGTGCGCGGGGCTGCAGATCAACAACCACCTGCAGGATTGCGCCAAGGACTACAAAAACCTCAACCGCGTCTACCTGCCGCGCGATGCGCTGGCCGCCAGCGGCGCCACCGTCGAGATGCTGGGCGAGGCGAAGTCGCCGCCGGCGCTGCTGCAATGCCTGCAGGCGCTCGCGGTGCGGACCGAAACCCTGCTCAATGAAAGCAAGTCGCTCAGCGCCGAGGTGAAGGATTTCCGGCTCGGGCTCGAGGTTGCCGTGATCCAGGCCTTTGCCGACAAGATCGTCGGCATGCTGAAGGTGCGCGATCCGCTCAGCGAGCGCGTGCACCTGAACAAGCCCGAATTGCTCGTGCAGAGCATCGGAGGCATGGTCAACGAAATGATCAGGCGTGCCGCGGGACGCCGTCCCCAGACAAAACCGGCGGCAGGCGCATGA
- the hpnD gene encoding presqualene diphosphate synthase HpnD, with product MTVQTAAANADYGTAASGSSFYAAMRILPRRQREAMFQIYSFCRQVDDIADSHGPRPERLAALQQWRDDIDALYHSHPPPRLQDYAASVKTFGLKREDFLAVVDGMEMDVPQDIRAPDLATLDLYCDRVASAVGRLSVRVFGMPEEDGILLAHHLGRALQLTNILRDIDEDAGLGRLYLPREGLLLAGITSDNPQKVTADRALPKVCLPLAERAKKHFEKADEIMKRNSRRVVRAPRIMSKYYRAILDLLLARGFAAPREPVRVHKWAKIAILLRYAII from the coding sequence ATGACGGTGCAGACGGCGGCGGCCAACGCAGATTACGGCACCGCCGCGTCCGGCAGCTCGTTCTATGCCGCGATGCGCATCCTGCCGCGCAGACAGCGCGAGGCAATGTTCCAGATCTACAGCTTCTGCCGGCAGGTTGACGACATCGCCGATTCCCATGGGCCGCGACCCGAGCGGCTGGCCGCGCTGCAGCAATGGCGCGACGACATCGATGCGCTATATCACAGTCATCCGCCGCCGCGCCTGCAAGATTACGCCGCCTCGGTGAAAACCTTCGGCCTCAAGCGCGAGGATTTTCTCGCTGTGGTCGACGGCATGGAGATGGACGTGCCACAGGACATTCGTGCGCCGGATCTTGCCACGCTCGATCTCTATTGCGATCGCGTTGCCAGCGCCGTCGGGCGCCTGTCGGTCAGGGTGTTCGGCATGCCCGAGGAAGATGGCATCCTGCTCGCCCACCATCTCGGCCGCGCGCTGCAATTGACCAACATCCTGCGCGACATCGACGAAGACGCCGGCCTCGGCCGCCTCTATCTGCCGCGCGAAGGCCTGCTGCTCGCCGGCATCACCAGCGACAATCCGCAGAAGGTGACTGCCGATCGCGCACTTCCCAAAGTTTGCCTGCCGCTGGCCGAGCGGGCGAAAAAGCATTTCGAAAAGGCCGACGAGATTATGAAACGCAATTCGCGGCGCGTGGTGCGCGCGCCGCGGATCATGTCGAAATACTACCGCGCGATACTGGACTTGTTGCTGGCCCGGGGCTTTGCCGCCCCGCGCGAGCCGGTCCGCGTCCACAAATGGGCGAAGATTGCCATCCTTCTTCGTTACGCGATCATCTGA
- a CDS encoding acyltransferase family protein: MEKTGAAPGAAGKHASPDGFRLDINALRALSVIAVVGFHFQIPGFAGGFVGVDVFLVITGYLMTTKVLNDLKLGRFSLWGFGMMRMRRIYPALAVAVAASVVIGWFVTLPGEYLKHLLQALSALTFVSNFAFNSDNGYFAMAAQTKPLLHTWSLSLEWQFYIWMPLMAWMVWLLASRTKSSFSAVTIALQLFAAASLAWCLWASQHDAMGSSFFSLRARAWEPLAGGLIAAAEIRRRSEGAKASWLESPIMALAGWVLVAGCTVYPLPEARWPGMLTILPILGAAMVVAARQGAGEGSLLGLSPVQRIGDWSYSIYLWHWPIWVFALSWLAVRGYEVASVQKIAMVLASLALGALSYRYVEQPVRMQRDFWTPRRLLTASSVSFAVFAGFVSLAFLTHGFPGRLPEYLLPAELARRTNTPRDECFRNANSTKQTTEAHCSFGSAQAAGRPSAILWGDSFANQYLEPISSAALATGIHGLIATQSGCRAFVDDAAGNAGDQPPCRQFNRSTLDFVLAQAEPSIVVLGSNWGNAAEISILADRLLAAGKTVVLIMPLLNIGFDLPQRWIENQIRAGRAIDEWKVEAGPRLMMSAFRDEIAHVLDRYRDNPHLVVVDPLSVVCEHGYCYLVRNGQANFRDTAHISNVNASQYRGLFDAAFRAALSAGTEADKKKD, from the coding sequence ATGGAGAAAACGGGGGCGGCACCAGGCGCGGCGGGCAAGCACGCGAGCCCGGACGGATTCCGTCTGGACATCAATGCGCTCCGGGCGCTTTCGGTGATCGCCGTCGTCGGCTTCCACTTCCAGATACCCGGATTCGCCGGGGGATTTGTCGGCGTCGACGTCTTCCTGGTGATCACCGGCTACCTCATGACGACGAAGGTGCTGAACGACCTGAAGCTCGGCCGGTTCTCGTTGTGGGGCTTCGGCATGATGCGGATGCGCCGGATTTATCCGGCGCTTGCGGTCGCAGTCGCAGCGTCCGTCGTCATCGGCTGGTTCGTGACCTTGCCGGGGGAATATCTCAAGCACCTGCTGCAGGCGTTGTCGGCGCTGACGTTCGTGTCGAATTTCGCCTTCAATAGCGATAACGGCTATTTCGCCATGGCCGCGCAGACCAAGCCGCTGCTGCACACCTGGTCGCTTTCGCTGGAGTGGCAGTTCTACATCTGGATGCCGTTGATGGCGTGGATGGTGTGGCTGCTGGCGTCCCGCACCAAGTCATCATTCAGCGCCGTGACGATCGCGTTGCAGCTCTTCGCCGCCGCGTCCCTGGCGTGGTGTTTATGGGCGAGCCAGCACGATGCGATGGGATCGTCGTTCTTCTCCTTGCGCGCGCGAGCCTGGGAGCCGTTGGCGGGAGGATTGATCGCTGCCGCGGAGATCCGGCGCCGATCGGAAGGCGCGAAAGCGTCATGGCTGGAATCACCGATCATGGCGCTCGCCGGCTGGGTGCTGGTCGCGGGCTGCACGGTCTATCCTCTGCCCGAAGCGCGATGGCCCGGCATGCTCACGATCCTGCCGATCCTGGGCGCAGCCATGGTCGTCGCGGCCCGACAGGGGGCAGGCGAGGGCAGCCTGCTCGGATTATCTCCGGTCCAGCGTATCGGCGACTGGTCCTACTCGATCTACCTCTGGCACTGGCCGATCTGGGTGTTCGCCCTGAGCTGGCTCGCGGTTCGTGGTTATGAAGTCGCCAGCGTGCAAAAGATAGCGATGGTGCTGGCCTCGCTCGCACTTGGCGCGCTCTCCTACCGCTATGTCGAGCAACCGGTCCGAATGCAGCGCGATTTCTGGACGCCGCGCCGGCTGCTGACGGCCTCCAGCGTCTCGTTTGCCGTGTTCGCCGGCTTTGTGTCGCTGGCTTTCCTCACCCACGGTTTTCCGGGCAGGCTGCCGGAATATTTGCTGCCGGCTGAACTCGCGCGAAGAACCAACACGCCACGCGATGAGTGTTTCCGGAACGCAAACTCCACCAAGCAGACGACCGAGGCCCATTGCAGTTTCGGCAGCGCGCAAGCGGCGGGCAGGCCGTCCGCGATCCTGTGGGGAGATTCCTTTGCCAACCAGTATCTCGAACCGATTTCGTCGGCCGCGCTCGCCACCGGAATCCACGGACTGATCGCGACGCAAAGCGGGTGCAGGGCCTTCGTCGACGATGCGGCAGGCAATGCAGGCGATCAGCCGCCATGCCGGCAGTTCAATCGCAGCACGCTTGATTTCGTGCTGGCGCAGGCGGAGCCGAGCATCGTCGTGCTCGGCAGCAACTGGGGCAATGCGGCCGAAATTTCTATCCTGGCGGACAGGCTGCTTGCGGCGGGCAAGACCGTCGTGCTGATCATGCCGCTACTGAACATCGGCTTCGATCTGCCGCAGCGGTGGATCGAAAACCAGATCCGCGCCGGCCGCGCCATCGATGAATGGAAGGTCGAGGCCGGCCCTAGGCTTATGATGAGCGCCTTCCGGGACGAGATCGCGCACGTTCTCGATCGGTATCGGGATAATCCGCATCTCGTTGTGGTGGACCCGCTGTCCGTCGTCTGCGAGCATGGCTATTGCTATCTGGTCCGAAACGGGCAGGCCAATTTCCGCGACACCGCGCACATTTCCAACGTCAATGCGAGCCAGTACCGCGGCCTGTTCGACGCTGCGTTCAGGGCGGCGCTCAGCGCCGGAACGGAAGCGGATAAGAAAAAGGACTGA
- a CDS encoding B12-binding domain-containing radical SAM protein — protein sequence MRAEGIGTVRRILCVFPRYTSSFGTFEYAYPLTDGVQAFMPPQGLLLIAAYLPANWPVRFIDENIRPATKEDFEWAEAVFVSGMHIQRQQMNDICRRAHAFDLAVAIGGPSVSACPDYYPSFDYLHVGELGDATNELIARLERDPSRPAQQVVLTTKDRLSMTEFPIPAYELAEVKKYLLGSIQYSSGCPYQCEFCDIPGLYGRNPRLKTPQQIVAELDKLRECGMTDTVYFVDDNFIGNRKAALDLLPHLVEWQKRTGYITRLACEATLNIAKRPEILSLMREAMFVTVFCGIETPDPDALHAMHKDHNMMVPIQEGIHTINSYGMEVVSGIIMGLDTDKPGTADALLNFVDESRIPLLTINLLQALPKTPLWDRLEREGRLVDDDGRDSNVEFLLPYDQVVSSWKRCMEIAYQPEKLYARYQYQCDYTYAQRIKVPVAPEMKTWPNIRRALIMLRNIFWQIGVLGDYRKVFWKFALGRLRCGDIEGLIGSATIAHHLIEFARAATSGQQNASNYSIRLREASVPAE from the coding sequence ATGAGAGCTGAAGGCATCGGAACGGTACGGCGTATCCTGTGCGTCTTCCCGCGCTATACCTCCTCTTTTGGTACATTCGAATACGCCTATCCCCTGACCGACGGCGTCCAGGCGTTCATGCCGCCGCAGGGCCTGTTGCTGATCGCGGCCTATCTCCCGGCGAACTGGCCGGTCCGCTTCATCGACGAGAACATTCGCCCCGCCACCAAGGAGGACTTCGAATGGGCGGAGGCGGTGTTCGTCAGCGGCATGCACATCCAGCGCCAGCAGATGAACGACATCTGCCGCCGCGCGCATGCCTTCGATCTCGCCGTTGCGATCGGCGGGCCGTCAGTGAGCGCGTGCCCGGATTACTATCCCTCGTTCGATTATCTCCATGTCGGCGAACTCGGCGACGCCACCAATGAGCTGATCGCGCGGCTGGAGCGCGACCCGTCGCGCCCCGCGCAGCAGGTGGTATTGACGACCAAGGATCGTCTGTCGATGACCGAGTTTCCGATTCCGGCCTACGAGCTGGCGGAAGTGAAAAAATATCTGCTCGGCAGCATCCAGTATTCGAGCGGTTGCCCCTATCAGTGCGAATTCTGCGACATCCCCGGCCTTTATGGCCGCAATCCGCGCCTGAAGACGCCGCAGCAGATCGTCGCCGAACTGGACAAGCTGCGCGAATGCGGCATGACCGATACGGTCTATTTCGTCGATGACAATTTCATCGGCAATCGGAAAGCGGCGCTGGATCTGCTGCCGCACCTTGTCGAATGGCAGAAGCGAACCGGCTACATCACGCGGCTCGCCTGCGAGGCGACGCTCAACATCGCCAAGCGGCCTGAAATCCTCTCGCTGATGCGCGAGGCAATGTTCGTCACCGTATTCTGCGGCATCGAGACGCCCGATCCCGACGCGCTGCACGCGATGCACAAGGACCACAACATGATGGTCCCGATCCAGGAAGGCATCCACACCATCAATTCCTACGGCATGGAAGTCGTTTCCGGCATCATCATGGGGCTTGATACCGATAAGCCCGGCACCGCGGATGCACTGCTCAATTTCGTCGATGAATCGCGGATTCCCCTGCTGACGATCAACCTGCTGCAGGCGCTGCCGAAGACGCCGCTCTGGGATCGGCTGGAACGCGAGGGCCGCCTGGTTGACGACGACGGCCGCGATTCCAATGTCGAATTCCTGCTGCCCTACGACCAGGTCGTCAGTTCCTGGAAGCGATGCATGGAAATCGCCTACCAGCCCGAGAAGCTGTACGCGCGCTACCAGTATCAATGCGACTACACTTATGCACAGCGGATCAAGGTGCCGGTCGCGCCTGAAATGAAGACCTGGCCCAACATCAGGCGCGCGCTGATCATGCTGCGCAATATCTTCTGGCAGATCGGCGTGCTCGGCGACTACAGAAAAGTGTTCTGGAAGTTCGCGCTGGGACGGCTCCGTTGCGGCGATATCGAGGGCTTGATTGGCTCGGCGACGATTGCGCATCACCTGATCGAATTTGCGCGGGCTGCTACCAGTGGCCAGCAGAACGCCTCGAATTATTCGATCCGGCTGCGCGAGGCCTCGGTCCCTGCCGAGTAA